The proteins below are encoded in one region of Apium graveolens cultivar Ventura chromosome 4, ASM990537v1, whole genome shotgun sequence:
- the LOC141719975 gene encoding uncharacterized protein LOC141719975 has product MNFDDRRRDQEDQGRNPQPRGPVINSIFRGPRPQGPVINIIFGGPTAAGLSKNSRKAYAREVMHIVGEVPKRARTGAIMSFEDSDLEGVKFPHDDPLVITLIIGNSPVRRVLVDNGASVDILLHDTFLRMGYNDSQLTQIDMPIYGFAGVDCPVEGIIKLPTTIGQEPRQTTQMLDLVVVKASSTYNAIMGRTWIHAFKAVPSSYHSFMKFLTRDGIGEERGDQKMARSCYVASLRADGVGGQVLPIEDMDVRENDEKRGKPAEDLVSIPLDPKYPERMTFIGATLEEPLRGKLVKFLQENSDVFAWSAADMPGIDPELITHKLNVDPSRKTVKQKKRNFAPERQEAIKQEVEKLLEAGFIEEIQFPEWLANPVMVKKANGKWRMCIDFTDLNDACPKDCFPLPRIDALIDATAGHEMLSFMDGFSGYN; this is encoded by the coding sequence ATGAACTTCgatgaccgaaggagagatcaagaagatcaggggcgaaatccccaacctaggggaccagTGATAAATTCAATTTTCAGAGGACCACGTCCACAAGGGCCTGTGATCAacataatttttggaggaccaactgctgcagggttatccaagaactccaggaaagcgtatgctcgagaagttatgcatatagTTGGGGAAGtcccgaagagggctaggacaggagcAATAATGTCTTTTGAagattctgatctggagggtgtgaaatttccccatgacgacccgttggtcataaccctgataatagggaacagcccggtaagaagggtccttgtggataatggagcttcagtggatattttgctccatgatacttttttaaggatgggatataatgactcccagttgACCCAAatcgacatgccgatatatggattcgcaggagtggattgccccgtagaaggaataatcaagttgccaacaaccataggacaggaaccaaggcaaacaactcagatgttggacttagtggtggtgaaggctagttcgacctacaatgctatcatgggaagaacatggatacatgcctttaaggcagtcccttcttcttatcattcatTTATGAAATTTTtgactcgagatgggattggagaagaaagaggagatcaaaaaatggcaagaagctgttatgtggcctctttgagggcagatggagtcggggggcaagttcttcctattgaagatatggatgtccgagaaaatgatgagaagagaggaaagccagctgaagacttggtttcgattcctttagaccccaagtatcctgagaggatgactttcattggagccacattagaggagccccttagagggaagttggtgaaatttttgcaagaaaatagtgatgtgttcgcatggtcagcagctgatatgccaggcatagacccggagctgattacacacaagttaaacgtggatccaagcaggaagacagtgaaacaaaagaaaagaaactttgccccggaaagacaagaggctataaaacaggaagttgaaaagctcttagaggctggtttcattgaggagattcaatttccggaatggttagcaaaccctgtaatggtgaagaaggctaatggaaagtggaggatgtgtatagacttcactgatctgaatgatgcatgccctaaagactgttttccgttgccaaggattgatgctttgattgatgccactgctgggcatgagatgctgagtttcatggatggatttagcggatacaattag